The sequence TTTTTGGAAATGGATACCAAGTCTTGATTGACACAAATTACAGCGtcgtcgtccccccccccccccccccccggatatcttattcaaagtaaaagtcaataccatataccatataccatacaCGTTCCATGGTGTTACACATAACAGTGTACAGACTGAACATAAGCAATGAAGCATAACAATTAAGACTATGTTTTGCCCATTGTTAAGACTCCTTCATAATGTCAATTCCTTCCTTGTGGACCACTAACTATTTTTGGATTTTGGGACAATATAGATCAAGAAAATAGTTTGCAAAAGTATGTATGGACATATTTGTAGATGAGCTAGTGGATTTCAACTATAGGTCTTGAAACCTGGAGAAAGCATTACCCTTGTATCGCCAAAACAATTGTTGTAACCTTTTgatataaattaaataattgttatatatactgacaattataccatgcacaagccaagttgaaccaaaaaatatggaatatatatccTGGtagttctatgtcatgacaacatgtgtctatgtcatgacaatgtgtgtctacatcattggttctgctgtgttccaaatgagtcaaaacattcaaaattgctactactttttctttgctattactggcgctggtataattatgttattctccaatatttttctcaattcagctggaaaatactcgggacctaagggttttgtcactactcgtctagtgacttgtagtgacaagaccctTTATAgttcactcatattttccttgactgaacggagaaaaatattggggagtaaCATCTAATTATTCTTGTCGTATTTTACAGGTCTACTCAGCAGGTCAAAAATGGCAacatcaggtcaaaggtcatcagtTCATTGGAATGCTGTAGCATTCAGTGCGTCAACTCTGGCATCAGCCATGATGAATTCTGTCTTCCAGTTTTATTATGTCAAGTTATTCCTAAACCATTACCACATCAGTCAACCCATGTTTCACTGGGCTCAGATTATATATTCAGTATGGAATGCAGTCAATGATCCATTGTGTGGATACTTCCAGGATAATTCTAAACTTGACATATTCCGTGTAAGACGTCTGTCCATTCTCTACGGAGCGCCACTCTTCGCACTCAGCTTTCTGCTAccttggtttccatggcaacaaagcAGTACTGGCGGCTGGTTGGTTGGACTCCATCTCCTTGTTAGTTTATGTTGTTATGATGCACTTTTTACATTTGTGTTACTCGCACACTGTGCGATTTTCACAGAAATGTCAAAGCAACATAGTGTTCGCTTACGTCTCATACGATACAGCAGAGTGGCATCCATGATTGGGTCAACTGCAGTTCTTTTCTCAGAAGTCATATCGGACAGTCTTCAAAATATGAACACTTTTCGCACATATTGTGTTGTAATTGCAATTCTTAGCTGGTGGTTTTTGAGGTATACAGGGAAGAATGTGACAACACACTATGATATCGCTTCAAACACTGACAGTAAAGAACTAGATGAAAATAAGGCGACAAATGATTCAAGCATATGGAAGTTATCATGGCAgataataaaacaaaagaacttCCTTTTATTTGTGATGATGAATTTCTGTCAAGTTTTTCACGTTACCTACCGTATTAACTTTCTTGCCATATTTGGTGATGCTCTTATACCACAAGAGGATGTGTTACCTGTTGTACGAAAGTTTGTGTATGGTTCTGCTTTCCTTTTACCTCAGGTAAGATtatattttttaacaaaaatgaACATGTACGGCAACTTATTCACACTCTCATAAAGGTTTTCAGTCCCCAGAAGGAGTACTATTACCATGGACTCCATCCATCCGTGCATGCTTCCATCCGTTTGTCTGTAATacaatatttctttgatatgcAATGctatatccaatttctttcaaacttggcacaaaggtgacaatTCATATGGGACATGTGAGTGGCATTTTGTTTTTAccacataattatgcaaatttgaccaaatggcagccatatttgtggtagagcataactcaaaaactgtaatacgctaagactccattcaagtggcTACCCTATATTATCAGATGTAAGCTTTCTTTTGGACCTTGACCTTGACTAATCATAACATCAAGCCATTTCATGCATATCACAGAGATTTTGTAGTTTTTATTAGTTGCCACCAAATTCTTTTTAAATCATGCCACCATTGTCATATAGCAGTAGAGTATTTGAGggtggagggggagggagaggggaagtgtcttctatgaagacttgtgtTAATGTCAGTTGAAGTGGGTCAAATGTACCCAAGTTCCCTATGTGTTTTTATGGGTGTTACCCGCCAGAAATGTGGTGAAAAGGTATGCAAATCTGTTTAAATTTTACCTGATTTGTCGTCccgttcccccccccccccctccttacAGGAGTCTAAGCCTTGGTAAAATCACTTGCTATGAAAACttta comes from Glandiceps talaboti chromosome 11, keGlaTala1.1, whole genome shotgun sequence and encodes:
- the LOC144442698 gene encoding transmembrane protein 180-like, producing MATSGQRSSVHWNAVAFSASTLASAMMNSVFQFYYVKLFLNHYHISQPMFHWAQIIYSVWNAVNDPLCGYFQDNSKLDIFRVRRLSILYGAPLFALSFLLPWFPWQQSSTGGWLVGLHLLVSLCCYDALFTFVLLAHCAIFTEMSKQHSVRLRLIRYSRVASMIGSTAVLFSEVISDSLQNMNTFRTYCVVIAILSWWFLRYTGKNVTTHYDIASNTDSKELDENKATNDSSIWKLSWQIIKQKNFLLFVMMNFCQVFHVTYRINFLAIFGDALIPQEDVLPVVRKFVYGSAFLLPQMLTLLGSNLVGKLGSYRVILASFYIKVGTSVFMFCIGRSHTWFLTTFLLVDVALSSAIFSLFNMPLADIIDEDVVKHKRKSPLSSMVFGTNALFTKPAQSIAPIMVVSILNTYDYQSLVSDGHVNQGSQELFDVMFTLVCVVPMVMGALQILIWSRYQLKNCHLQTSQTGEKV